A stretch of Cicer arietinum cultivar CDC Frontier isolate Library 1 chromosome 5, Cicar.CDCFrontier_v2.0, whole genome shotgun sequence DNA encodes these proteins:
- the LOC101511235 gene encoding E3 ubiquitin-protein ligase RING1-like isoform X3, producing MSLSPPRERINNQRRNFQLYWCFQCNRTVRVAPDNSSNLICPRCFGQFICEINIPTPRLVVDFTAHDPSPESRLLEALSLMLEPPIRRFNPETQTRRPRRSTQEVPVHRHTDDPVRTEPEPGIQHRPRTWVILQPIGSPNSDSNTFQPVITRGRQGPLPRGVDARDYFFGPGFNELIDQITENDRQGPPPVPERGINAIPTVKIESKNLKENSQCPVCQEEFEIGGEARELPCKHIYHSDCIVPWLRLHNSCPICRQELHVSDEDEEGEGEGRLRRCFRWTRLSSIWPFNGRF from the exons ATGTCTTTAAGTCCTCCAAGAGAGAGAATCAACAACCAACGTAGGAACTTCCAACTCTACTGGTGCTTCCAGTGCAACCGCACGGTCCGCGTCGCACCTGATAACTCCTCCAATTTAATATGTCCACGATGCTTCGGCCAATTCATATGCGAAATCAACATACCAACACCAAGACTCGTCGTAGACTTCACCGCACACGATCCCTCCCCAGAATCGCGTTTACTAGAAGCACTTTCCCTCATGCTAGAACCACCCATCCGCCGCTTCAACCCTGAAACCCAAACCCGACGCCCACGTCGTTCCACACAAGAAGTTCCCGTACACCGCCACACAGACGATCCAGTCCGAACCGAACCCGAACCCGGAATCCAACACCGCCCTCGCACGTGGGTCATTCTTCAACCCATCGGTTCTCCCAATTCCGATTCAAACACATTCCAACCCGTTATTACACGTGGACGACAGGGACCATTGCCACGTGGCGTTGATGCAAGAGACTACTTTTTCGGTCCCGGATTTAACGAACTAATCGACCAGATAACAGAAAATGATCGGCAGGGACCACCGCCGGTGCCGGAAAGAGGTATAAACGCGATTCCGACGGTGAAAATCGAGAGCAAGAATCTGAAAGAGAATTCTCAATGCCCTGTTTGTCAGGAAGAATTTGAAATTGGTGGTGAAGCGAGGGAACTTCCATGCAAACATATATATCATTCAGATTGTATTGTTCCATGGCTTAGGCTTcataattcttgtccaatttgtcGTCAAGAGCTTCACGTatctgatgaagatgaagaagggGAAGGTGAAGGTAGGTTACGTAGGTGCTTCAGGTGGACTCGACTTTCGTCTATTTGGCCTTTCAATGGAAG ATTTTAA
- the LOC101495993 gene encoding ethylene-responsive transcription factor ERF014, whose amino-acid sequence MVKLESKKVKKEQLSKPISDSKKKYKGVRMRSWGSWVSEIRAPNQKTRIWLGSYSTPEAAARAYDAALICLKGSSATNLNFPLTCSHYNIPQDTNNVTVMSPKSIQRVAAAAANSFIDNNVNVNNINTPSSSMASSPSDQIDDDVSLMSSFDQANESMAMMELESWYGLEGLQSPKYIDQMLLNASFFDVDSSLLLDDLYEESEIRLWNFC is encoded by the coding sequence ATGGTTAAGTTAGAGAGCaagaaagtaaaaaaagaaCAATTATCAAAGCCAATATCAGATAGCAAGAAAAAGTACAAAGGAGTGAGAATGAGGAGTTGGGGTTCATGGGTATCAGAGATTAGAGCACCAAATCAAAAAACAAGAATATGGTTAGGTTCTTATTCAACTCCAGAAGCAGCAGCTAGAGCTTATGATGCTGCACTTATCTGTCTTAAAGGTTCATCAGCAACAAATCTCAATTTCCCTTTAACTTGTTCACATTACAACATTCCTCAAGATACTAATAATGTTACTGTCATGTCTCCCAAATCAATTCAAAGAGTTGCTGCAGCTGCTGCAAATAGTTTCATTGATAATAATGTCAATGTCAACAACATTAATACTCCTTCATCATCAATGGCTTCCTCTCCTTCCGATCAAATCGATGATGATGTTTCGCTCATGTCGTCTTTTGATCAAGCTAATGAATCAATGGCTATGATGGAATTGGAAAGTTGGTATGGTTTAGAAGGTTTACAATCTCCTAAATATATTGATCAAATGTTGCTAAATGCTTCTTTCTTTGATGTTGATTCGTCGCTTCTGCTTGATGATCTGTATGAAGAAAGTGAAATTCGTTTGTGGAACTTCTGCTGA
- the LOC101510925 gene encoding uncharacterized protein: MGLTKEQLLQRLQELQIQFSKYEHPAVLTVEAQAKYVGNLGGGLSKNLFLKDKKNRFYVVSALADTKVDLKVLSQRLGLGKGGLRMAPEEALAEILQVSLGCVTPFAVVNESARDVSLLLDQGFKTQEHCFFHPLSNDMSISLNVRDLDTFLKSIGRDPSYVDLEANPAVGKDQPPDLAALVPSGSIVLPDQPGKQSSAEVPPRDGNIVSVDNKSKTVPAKVVKPLVGNNSKGTLDKNVQSSRSYADVGQLVEEILHKTSKLLLSEINEETIKIHGEQLGTTVSDKLQKHLSSDFKNLAMMFKNTAYTEGFHAGTHHQPRR, translated from the exons ATGGGTCTCACGAAGGAACAGTTACTTCAGCGGTTACAG GAGCTTCAGATTCAATTTTCCAAGTATGAACATCCAGCTGTTTTGACCGTTGAAGCTCAG GCAAAATATGTTGGAAATTTGGGCGGTGGTCTCAGTAAAAATCTCTTTTTGAAG GACAAGAAAAATAGGTTTTACGTTGTTTCTGCTTTAGCTGATACCAAAGTCGATCTGAAAG TGTTATCTCAGCGGCTTGGTTTGGGAAAAGGTGGTTTGAGAATGGCACCCGAAGAGGCTTTAGCTGAAATACTTCAG GTATCTTTGGGTTGTGTCACACCATTTGCAGTAGTGAATGAATCAGCACG AGATGTGTCGCTGCTATTAGATCAAGGATTCAAGACACAGGAGCACTGTTTCTTCCATCCATTGTCAAATGACATGTCCATAT CTCTAAATGTACGTGATCTTGACACATTTCTTAAATCAATAGGAAGAGATCCCTCATATGTTGATTTGGAG GCCAATCCTGCAGTGGGGAAAGATCAACCCCCTGATCTAGCAGCACTAGTTCCATCTGGTTCAATAGTTTTGCCTGATCAACCAGGAAAGCAGTCATCTGCAGAAGTTCCTCCCAGGGATGGAAACATTGTTTCTGTAGATAATAAGTCCAAGACAGTTCCAG CCAAAGTTGTCAAGCCACTGGTTGGGAATAATTCGAAAGGaacactcgacaaaaatgttcAGTCATCAAGATCCTATGCAGATGTTGGCCAATTAGTTGAAGAAATATTGCATAAAACATCAAAATTATTGCTTTCAGAG atcaatgaagaaactaTAAAGATTCATGGAGAGCAGCTGGGTACTACGGTATCTGACAAATTACAGAAACACCTCAGCTCAGATTTTAAAAATCTTGCT ATGATGTTTAAGAACACTGCATATACAGAAGGGTTCCATGCTGGTACTCACCATCAGCCTAGACGCTGA
- the LOC101511235 gene encoding E3 ubiquitin-protein ligase RZF1 isoform X1, which translates to MSLSPPRERINNQRRNFQLYWCFQCNRTVRVAPDNSSNLICPRCFGQFICEINIPTPRLVVDFTAHDPSPESRLLEALSLMLEPPIRRFNPETQTRRPRRSTQEVPVHRHTDDPVRTEPEPGIQHRPRTWVILQPIGSPNSDSNTFQPVITRGRQGPLPRGVDARDYFFGPGFNELIDQITENDRQGPPPVPERGINAIPTVKIESKNLKENSQCPVCQEEFEIGGEARELPCKHIYHSDCIVPWLRLHNSCPICRQELHVSDEDEEGEGEGRLRRCFRWTRLSSIWPFNGRYRRVHPQRDNGHASSSSRDFNPRRHSCIIL; encoded by the exons ATGTCTTTAAGTCCTCCAAGAGAGAGAATCAACAACCAACGTAGGAACTTCCAACTCTACTGGTGCTTCCAGTGCAACCGCACGGTCCGCGTCGCACCTGATAACTCCTCCAATTTAATATGTCCACGATGCTTCGGCCAATTCATATGCGAAATCAACATACCAACACCAAGACTCGTCGTAGACTTCACCGCACACGATCCCTCCCCAGAATCGCGTTTACTAGAAGCACTTTCCCTCATGCTAGAACCACCCATCCGCCGCTTCAACCCTGAAACCCAAACCCGACGCCCACGTCGTTCCACACAAGAAGTTCCCGTACACCGCCACACAGACGATCCAGTCCGAACCGAACCCGAACCCGGAATCCAACACCGCCCTCGCACGTGGGTCATTCTTCAACCCATCGGTTCTCCCAATTCCGATTCAAACACATTCCAACCCGTTATTACACGTGGACGACAGGGACCATTGCCACGTGGCGTTGATGCAAGAGACTACTTTTTCGGTCCCGGATTTAACGAACTAATCGACCAGATAACAGAAAATGATCGGCAGGGACCACCGCCGGTGCCGGAAAGAGGTATAAACGCGATTCCGACGGTGAAAATCGAGAGCAAGAATCTGAAAGAGAATTCTCAATGCCCTGTTTGTCAGGAAGAATTTGAAATTGGTGGTGAAGCGAGGGAACTTCCATGCAAACATATATATCATTCAGATTGTATTGTTCCATGGCTTAGGCTTcataattcttgtccaatttgtcGTCAAGAGCTTCACGTatctgatgaagatgaagaagggGAAGGTGAAGGTAGGTTACGTAGGTGCTTCAGGTGGACTCGACTTTCGTCTATTTGGCCTTTCAATGGAAGGTATCGAAGAGTTCACCCTCAAAGAGACAATGGTcatgcttcttcttcttcaaggg ATTTTAATCCAAGGCGGCACTCTTGCATCATTCTTTAA
- the LOC101511235 gene encoding E3 ubiquitin-protein ligase RING1-like isoform X2, with product MSLSPPRERINNQRRNFQLYWCFQCNRTVRVAPDNSSNLICPRCFGQFICEINIPTPRLVVDFTAHDPSPESRLLEALSLMLEPPIRRFNPETQTRRPRRSTQEVPVHRHTDDPVRTEPEPGIQHRPRTWVILQPIGSPNSDSNTFQPVITRGRQGPLPRGVDARDYFFGPGFNELIDQITENDRQGPPPVPERGINAIPTVKIESKNLKENSQCPVCQEEFEIGGEARELPCKHIYHSDCIVPWLRLHNSCPICRQELHVSDEDEEGEGEGRLRRCFRWTRLSSIWPFNGRYRRVHPQRDNDFNPRRHSCIIL from the exons ATGTCTTTAAGTCCTCCAAGAGAGAGAATCAACAACCAACGTAGGAACTTCCAACTCTACTGGTGCTTCCAGTGCAACCGCACGGTCCGCGTCGCACCTGATAACTCCTCCAATTTAATATGTCCACGATGCTTCGGCCAATTCATATGCGAAATCAACATACCAACACCAAGACTCGTCGTAGACTTCACCGCACACGATCCCTCCCCAGAATCGCGTTTACTAGAAGCACTTTCCCTCATGCTAGAACCACCCATCCGCCGCTTCAACCCTGAAACCCAAACCCGACGCCCACGTCGTTCCACACAAGAAGTTCCCGTACACCGCCACACAGACGATCCAGTCCGAACCGAACCCGAACCCGGAATCCAACACCGCCCTCGCACGTGGGTCATTCTTCAACCCATCGGTTCTCCCAATTCCGATTCAAACACATTCCAACCCGTTATTACACGTGGACGACAGGGACCATTGCCACGTGGCGTTGATGCAAGAGACTACTTTTTCGGTCCCGGATTTAACGAACTAATCGACCAGATAACAGAAAATGATCGGCAGGGACCACCGCCGGTGCCGGAAAGAGGTATAAACGCGATTCCGACGGTGAAAATCGAGAGCAAGAATCTGAAAGAGAATTCTCAATGCCCTGTTTGTCAGGAAGAATTTGAAATTGGTGGTGAAGCGAGGGAACTTCCATGCAAACATATATATCATTCAGATTGTATTGTTCCATGGCTTAGGCTTcataattcttgtccaatttgtcGTCAAGAGCTTCACGTatctgatgaagatgaagaagggGAAGGTGAAGGTAGGTTACGTAGGTGCTTCAGGTGGACTCGACTTTCGTCTATTTGGCCTTTCAATGGAAGGTATCGAAGAGTTCACCCTCAAAGAGACAATG ATTTTAATCCAAGGCGGCACTCTTGCATCATTCTTTAA